One Thiocapsa bogorovii DNA segment encodes these proteins:
- a CDS encoding SDR family oxidoreductase — protein MTAPLALITGGAQGIGRALAQSFLAEGWRVVVLDLDAEALAALTAELGSPALLGLAADVGEETAVAAAFAALQAWQDRAGEPAGLDLLVNNAGLADPVSGPLEALSLAGWRRWLDGHLTGAFLCTRAAIPGLRMRRGAIVNIASTRALQSEPHCEAYAAAKGGLLAFTHAAAISLGPLIRVNAVSPGWIETGPLRKSAHRRVPDHRPIDQAQHAVGRVGEPADIVAAVRFLASPSAGFITGQNLVVDGGMTRTMIYAE, from the coding sequence ATGACTGCTCCCCTCGCCCTCATCACCGGCGGTGCGCAAGGTATCGGGCGCGCCCTGGCACAGTCGTTCTTGGCCGAAGGGTGGCGGGTGGTGGTGCTCGACCTCGACGCCGAGGCCCTCGCCGCACTGACGGCCGAGCTGGGGAGTCCCGCCCTGCTCGGGCTGGCGGCCGACGTGGGTGAGGAGACGGCGGTTGCCGCTGCCTTCGCCGCGCTCCAGGCGTGGCAGGACCGGGCGGGTGAACCCGCCGGGCTGGACCTGCTGGTGAACAATGCCGGTCTCGCCGACCCGGTGAGCGGCCCGCTCGAAGCGCTGTCGCTCGCGGGGTGGCGGCGCTGGCTGGACGGTCACCTGACCGGAGCCTTCCTCTGCACCCGCGCGGCCATCCCGGGACTGCGCATGCGCCGGGGCGCCATCGTCAACATCGCCTCGACCCGTGCACTGCAATCGGAGCCCCACTGTGAAGCCTACGCCGCGGCCAAGGGCGGGCTACTGGCCTTCACCCATGCCGCTGCGATCAGTCTCGGGCCGCTGATCCGCGTCAATGCCGTCAGCCCCGGCTGGATCGAGACGGGACCCCTCCGGAAGTCGGCCCACCGGCGCGTCCCGGACCACCGCCCGATCGACCAGGCCCAGCATGCCGTGGGGCGCGTGGGCGAGCCTGCCGACATCGTGGCGGCGGTCCGCTTCCTCGCCAGCCCGAGTGCGGGGTTCATCACCGGCCAGAACCTGGTCGTCGATGGCGGTATGACCCGCACCATGATCTATGCGGAGTGA
- a CDS encoding PLP-dependent transferase, whose translation MEPLALGADVVIHSLTKYINGSGPLYHLSAAVATQKSSRESGGQILEIRDERLLETTAEPLSRPHVSKPARPPAEGFRQDSCECSRFEAEGCVR comes from the coding sequence ATCGAGCCCCTGGCGCTGGGCGCCGACGTGGTGATTCATTCACTGACCAAGTACATCAATGGGTCCGGACCTCTGTACCACCTCTCAGCCGCTGTCGCAACGCAGAAAAGTAGCCGAGAATCGGGTGGGCAAATCTTAGAGATTCGTGACGAGAGACTGTTGGAAACAACAGCCGAGCCGCTGTCACGCCCGCACGTATCGAAGCCGGCGCGTCCCCCCGCCGAAGGCTTCCGACAGGATTCCTGCGAGTGCTCGCGCTTCGAGGCCGAAGGCTGCGTGCGATAG
- a CDS encoding type II toxin-antitoxin system Phd/YefM family antitoxin: protein MSVKFSEDVVPLTDLKVNPGRVVKHAVEAHRPVLLTSRGRGVAVMQSVADYEQAADERAFMRAVVAGLADLDAGREVSLSEAKARFGLG, encoded by the coding sequence ATGAGCGTGAAATTCTCCGAAGACGTGGTCCCATTGACTGACCTCAAGGTCAACCCTGGTCGCGTGGTCAAACACGCTGTCGAGGCCCATCGGCCCGTACTGCTCACCAGCAGAGGACGCGGGGTCGCCGTCATGCAGTCCGTGGCCGACTACGAGCAGGCTGCGGACGAGCGCGCCTTCATGCGCGCGGTGGTCGCAGGTTTGGCCGACTTGGACGCCGGCCGCGAGGTCTCCCTCTCCGAGGCCAAGGCCAGATTCGGCTTGGGCTAG
- the atpD gene encoding F0F1 ATP synthase subunit beta has product MDQSTDQNTPLANRGLVVAVRGSVVDLRFDAHLPSIYRLLRAGSDGRIRIEVLAQLDAHHVRGIALTPTQGLARGMWVEDSGGPLMAPVGNGILGRMFDVFGNAIDRQPAPTEIQWRSVHRAPPPLARRSTQSEVFQTGIKVIDVLVPLERGGKAGLFGGAGVGKTVLLTEMIHNMIGHHAGVSLFCGIGERCREGEELYREMKDAGVLPNMVMVFGQMNEPPGSRFRVGHAALTMAEYFRDDEQRDVLLLIDNIFRFIQAGMEVSGLMGQMPSRLGYQPTMGTELSGLEERIANTDAGAITSIQAVYVPADDFTDPAAVHTFSHLSASIVLSRKRAGEGLYPAIDPLQSSSRMATPGIVGKRHYALAQEIRRTLAQYAELKDIIAMLGLEQLSPEDRNLVARARRLERFLTQPFFTTERFTGLTGKLVSLADALDGCERILNDEFKDVPEGALYMIGTVDEAKDKEKDKEKDKEKEKEKEKEKTS; this is encoded by the coding sequence GTGGACCAAAGCACGGACCAGAACACCCCGTTGGCCAATCGCGGCCTGGTGGTTGCGGTGCGCGGCAGCGTCGTGGATCTGCGCTTCGATGCGCATCTGCCCTCGATCTATCGGCTGCTGCGCGCCGGGTCGGACGGCCGGATCCGCATCGAGGTCTTGGCGCAATTGGATGCCCATCATGTGCGCGGCATCGCCCTGACACCGACGCAGGGGCTCGCGCGCGGCATGTGGGTGGAGGACAGCGGCGGGCCGCTGATGGCACCGGTGGGCAACGGCATCCTCGGGCGCATGTTCGACGTGTTCGGCAACGCCATCGATCGCCAGCCGGCGCCCACCGAGATCCAATGGCGCTCCGTGCATCGCGCGCCGCCACCGCTCGCGCGGCGTTCCACCCAGTCCGAGGTCTTCCAGACCGGCATCAAGGTCATCGATGTGCTGGTCCCGCTGGAGCGCGGCGGCAAGGCGGGCCTGTTCGGCGGGGCGGGCGTGGGCAAGACCGTGCTGCTCACCGAGATGATCCACAACATGATCGGACACCACGCCGGCGTCAGTCTCTTTTGCGGCATCGGCGAGCGTTGTCGCGAAGGCGAGGAGCTCTACCGCGAGATGAAGGACGCCGGCGTCCTGCCCAACATGGTGATGGTCTTCGGCCAGATGAACGAGCCGCCGGGCAGTCGCTTTCGCGTCGGTCATGCCGCACTGACGATGGCCGAGTATTTTCGCGACGACGAGCAGCGCGATGTCCTGCTGCTGATCGACAATATCTTCCGCTTCATCCAGGCCGGTATGGAAGTGTCCGGCCTCATGGGTCAGATGCCTTCGCGCCTGGGCTATCAGCCAACCATGGGGACCGAGTTGTCTGGGCTGGAGGAGCGCATCGCCAACACCGATGCCGGGGCCATCACCTCGATCCAGGCGGTCTATGTGCCGGCGGACGATTTCACCGACCCGGCCGCGGTCCATACCTTCTCCCATCTCTCCGCCTCCATCGTGCTCTCGCGCAAACGGGCGGGCGAAGGGCTGTATCCGGCCATCGACCCGCTGCAATCGAGCTCGCGGATGGCCACGCCGGGCATCGTCGGCAAGCGGCATTACGCCCTGGCGCAGGAGATCCGGCGCACCCTCGCCCAATACGCGGAGTTGAAAGACATCATTGCCATGCTCGGCTTGGAGCAACTGTCGCCGGAGGACCGCAACCTGGTCGCCCGCGCCCGCCGACTGGAACGCTTTCTCACCCAACCCTTCTTCACCACCGAACGCTTCACCGGCCTCACCGGCAAGCTCGTCAGCCTCGCCGACGCGCTCGACGGCTGCGAGCGCATCCTGAACGATGAATTCAAGGACGTCCCCGAGGGCGCGCTCTACATGATCGGGACGGTGGATGAGGCGAAGGACAAGGAGAAGGACAAGGAGAAGGACAAGGAGAAGGAGAAGGAGAAGGAGAAGGAGAAGACGTCATGA
- a CDS encoding FAD-dependent oxidoreductase encodes MSPSHPEGPSAPPRSGSDPKVRPDIDGLAAAGYLNNETVFELTALPPSLLVIGGGPLGCELAQAFARFGCRTLICHSEPLFLPKEERDAAQMVSHALAHDGVEIHLNSTVVAVRLEGGRKHVTMINDGNTATTVVDEILTGIGRLPAVQGLDLEAAGVAYDEATGIEVDDFLRTSNPRIFAAGDCCLEHAYTNTAEASARIVVRNALFRGRQRLSALTVPWCTYTDPQVAHVGLSVRQARAQHIPVKTYTVPLHDVVRAITDGEEEGFVKIHVREGTDRILGATIVGRTAGELINTISLAMVTGLGLSRLARVIHAYPTQGEAVRQAAQACALSLARPALLRKRETP; translated from the coding sequence TTGTCTCCAAGTCACCCTGAAGGCCCGTCTGCGCCCCCTCGCTCAGGGTCTGACCCCAAGGTCCGGCCCGACATCGACGGCCTGGCCGCCGCCGGCTACCTGAACAACGAGACCGTCTTCGAGCTGACGGCGCTGCCGCCCAGCCTGCTGGTCATCGGCGGCGGGCCGCTCGGCTGCGAGCTCGCCCAAGCCTTTGCGCGCTTCGGCTGCCGCACCCTCATCTGCCACAGCGAACCGCTGTTCCTGCCGAAGGAAGAGCGCGACGCCGCGCAGATGGTCTCCCACGCCCTGGCCCACGACGGCGTCGAGATCCATCTCAACTCCACCGTCGTCGCCGTTCGCCTGGAGGGTGGCCGCAAGCACGTCACGATGATCAACGACGGCAACACCGCGACGACGGTGGTCGATGAGATCCTGACCGGCATCGGGCGCCTGCCGGCCGTGCAGGGGCTGGACCTGGAGGCCGCTGGCGTGGCCTACGACGAGGCGACAGGCATTGAGGTCGACGACTTTCTGCGCACCAGCAATCCGCGCATCTTCGCCGCCGGCGACTGCTGCCTGGAGCACGCCTACACCAACACGGCCGAGGCCTCGGCACGCATCGTGGTGCGCAACGCACTGTTTCGCGGTCGCCAGCGCCTGAGCGCACTGACGGTGCCCTGGTGCACCTACACCGACCCGCAGGTGGCTCACGTCGGCCTGTCCGTGCGGCAGGCGCGCGCGCAGCACATTCCCGTCAAGACCTACACGGTGCCGCTGCACGACGTGGTGCGCGCGATCACCGATGGCGAAGAAGAAGGTTTCGTGAAGATCCATGTCCGCGAAGGCACCGACCGCATCCTCGGTGCCACCATCGTCGGGCGCACCGCCGGCGAGCTGATCAACACCATCTCGCTGGCGATGGTGACCGGGCTGGGCCTGAGCCGCCTCGCCCGGGTGATCCACGCCTACCCCACACAGGGCGAGGCGGTCCGCCAGGCCGCGCAGGCCTGCGCGCTGTCGCTGGCCCGGCCGGCACTGTTGCGGAAGCGGGAGACACCTTGA
- a CDS encoding chaperone modulator CbpM: MEGALTPSGEDPECWHFGGATLRRARVALRLTRDLELNAASTALVLDLLDEIDALRSRLRRLGGD, translated from the coding sequence ATGGAAGGCGCACTGACGCCGAGCGGCGAAGACCCAGAGTGTTGGCATTTCGGCGGGGCGACGCTCAGACGCGCGCGGGTGGCGTTGCGTCTCACGCGCGATCTGGAGTTGAACGCGGCCAGCACGGCACTCGTGCTCGACCTGCTCGATGAGATCGACGCGCTCAGATCACGGCTTCGCCGCCTCGGTGGGGACTGA
- a CDS encoding thermonuclease family protein: MLVSPLRSLSAVLVLALLIFPPIHADTLVGKVVRILDGDTVEVLDAQKRTHRLRLAGIDASESKQPFGTTTKRALSTLVGGDAVTVEWHKRDRYARLVGKLMVDGRDVTLALVGAGYAWWHREYAGEQAPGDRRLYEAAEKAARSDGVGLWSDPRPIAPWDWSDGGPTAVPAKPSSGGLSV, encoded by the coding sequence GTGCTTGTCTCACCCCTTCGTTCGCTCTCTGCTGTTCTCGTTCTGGCACTCCTGATCTTCCCGCCGATTCACGCCGACACCCTTGTCGGCAAAGTGGTCCGCATCCTTGATGGCGATACCGTCGAGGTGCTCGATGCGCAGAAGCGGACGCACCGCTTACGGCTCGCCGGTATCGACGCCTCCGAGAGCAAGCAGCCCTTCGGGACCACGACCAAGCGCGCCCTGTCGACGCTGGTCGGCGGCGACGCCGTGACCGTCGAATGGCATAAGCGCGATCGATACGCCCGGTTGGTCGGTAAACTCATGGTTGACGGTAGGGACGTGACTCTGGCCCTGGTAGGCGCCGGCTACGCTTGGTGGCACCGCGAGTACGCGGGCGAGCAGGCTCCGGGTGACCGCCGACTCTACGAGGCCGCCGAGAAGGCGGCTCGGAGTGATGGTGTCGGACTCTGGTCAGACCCGCGGCCGATCGCGCCCTGGGATTGGAGCGACGGAGGGCCGACGGCAGTGCCCGCCAAGCCGAGCTCGGGCGGCCTGTCCGTGTGA
- a CDS encoding MOSC domain-containing protein translates to MFLDRLRAWLEGFFRRFRRVPGGRVTAIFVADAAGAPMRACERTLALVDQGLAEDRYALGRGFWRLTDGCQVTLILAEDLQRAERRHGLPLDTGQHRRNLVVSGLVGVQLRGRSLRIGEALLAWHRVRPPCGYLDRVSGRGMAKALGRYGGHCLRVREGGLIRVGDEVTVV, encoded by the coding sequence ATGTTTCTTGACCGGCTGAGGGCGTGGCTCGAGGGTTTCTTTCGGCGTTTCCGACGAGTGCCCGGCGGTCGCGTGACGGCGATCTTCGTCGCGGATGCGGCCGGGGCGCCGATGCGGGCATGCGAGCGGACCCTGGCGCTTGTCGACCAAGGGTTGGCAGAGGATCGCTATGCCTTGGGCCGTGGCTTCTGGCGGCTCACCGACGGCTGTCAGGTCACCCTGATCCTGGCCGAGGATCTGCAGCGCGCCGAGCGCCGGCATGGTCTGCCGCTCGACACCGGGCAACATCGGCGCAACCTGGTCGTATCCGGGCTGGTCGGAGTTCAGCTGCGGGGCCGGAGCCTGCGCATCGGCGAGGCCCTGTTGGCGTGGCATCGGGTGCGCCCGCCCTGCGGGTATCTGGATCGGGTCTCCGGCCGAGGGATGGCGAAGGCGCTCGGGCGTTACGGCGGGCACTGCCTGCGCGTGCGCGAGGGCGGGCTGATCCGGGTGGGTGACGAGGTAACCGTGGTCTGA
- a CDS encoding MbcA/ParS/Xre antitoxin family protein encodes MSALPHPQTGFDPERLSSAALQAFFNLSERWGLTAAQERILLGNPPESTFFKWKAEKTARRLGRDVLDRISYLLGIAKALSILLPSPRAADEWVKKPNMAPLFHGQSALDRMLGGSLVDLADVRRYLDAQRGL; translated from the coding sequence ATGAGCGCACTCCCGCATCCCCAAACCGGTTTCGATCCGGAGCGACTCTCCAGTGCCGCCTTGCAGGCATTCTTTAATCTTTCCGAACGTTGGGGGCTCACAGCCGCTCAGGAGCGGATTCTGCTCGGCAACCCGCCGGAATCGACCTTCTTCAAATGGAAGGCGGAGAAGACGGCCCGGCGGCTTGGGCGGGACGTCCTGGATCGTATCAGTTACCTGCTCGGAATCGCCAAGGCGTTGAGCATCCTCTTGCCGTCGCCGCGTGCGGCCGACGAATGGGTGAAGAAGCCCAATATGGCGCCGCTGTTTCATGGGCAGTCGGCGCTTGACCGGATGCTCGGCGGCAGCCTGGTCGATCTCGCGGACGTGCGGCGGTATCTCGATGCCCAGCGGGGACTCTGA
- a CDS encoding NAD(P)-dependent oxidoreductase, with the protein MQIALFGATGGTGQQVLEQALASGHTVTALVRDPAKIEARPGLDVLCGDVLDQEATSRCIQGSAAVICVLGSGVGAEPVEAQGTQRILEAMKSNGVRRLVAVTSLGVGDTRAQVSAEFQRAMDTVLQPIIAAKTEQERLIRASGLDWTIVRPGGLGDGPRTGDYRSGTDPTLMAGLVSRADVAEFVLRQLSDDSYLHRCPAVT; encoded by the coding sequence ATGCAGATCGCACTCTTCGGCGCGACCGGTGGAACCGGCCAACAGGTTCTGGAGCAGGCTCTCGCGTCCGGTCACACCGTGACGGCACTGGTGCGCGACCCCGCCAAGATCGAGGCGCGGCCCGGCTTGGACGTCTTATGCGGAGATGTCCTGGATCAGGAGGCGACCAGCCGCTGTATTCAGGGTTCGGCAGCAGTCATCTGCGTGCTGGGCTCTGGGGTCGGTGCGGAACCGGTCGAGGCGCAGGGCACGCAGCGCATCCTCGAGGCCATGAAGTCCAACGGCGTGCGCCGACTCGTCGCCGTGACCTCGCTCGGGGTCGGCGACACTCGCGCGCAGGTCAGTGCGGAGTTTCAGCGGGCCATGGACACGGTGTTGCAACCCATCATCGCGGCCAAGACGGAACAGGAGCGCCTCATTCGGGCGAGCGGCCTGGACTGGACCATCGTGCGTCCCGGCGGGCTCGGTGACGGACCGCGCACCGGCGACTATCGCAGCGGCACCGACCCCACCCTGATGGCCGGACTCGTCAGCCGGGCGGATGTCGCCGAGTTCGTCCTGCGCCAGCTGTCGGATGATTCCTACCTGCACCGATGCCCGGCGGTGACCTGA
- a CDS encoding F0F1 ATP synthase subunit epsilon, with amino-acid sequence MNLKILLPFRIFAEITEVTRIVAETPDGSFGLLPRRLDGVAALAPGILIYETEAEGEVCLAVDAGVLVKTGPEVLVSVRRAIRGTDLGQLRATVEREFMILDEREQEMRAVMAKLESGFLRRFVSLQHD; translated from the coding sequence ATGAATTTGAAAATTTTGTTGCCGTTTCGCATCTTCGCCGAGATCACCGAGGTGACGCGGATCGTCGCGGAGACGCCGGATGGTTCCTTCGGGCTCCTGCCACGTCGATTGGACGGTGTTGCGGCGCTGGCGCCCGGGATTCTGATCTACGAAACCGAGGCCGAGGGCGAGGTCTGTCTGGCCGTGGATGCCGGGGTGCTGGTCAAGACCGGCCCTGAGGTGCTGGTGTCCGTGCGGCGGGCGATCCGCGGCACCGACCTTGGCCAATTGCGTGCGACGGTTGAGCGGGAGTTTATGATCCTGGACGAGCGCGAGCAGGAGATGCGCGCCGTGATGGCGAAACTGGAGTCCGGA
- a CDS encoding type II toxin-antitoxin system RelE/ParE family toxin: MGAARISFAESALSDLAGIREWYAEEAVPEVGDRLIAEMFQRVEVLADQPDIGRIVHEFGQPFLRELIHPPFRAVYRRDPERVRIVRVWRSERLLRLPASAKSQNPAG, encoded by the coding sequence ATGGGCGCTGCCAGGATCAGCTTCGCCGAATCCGCGCTCAGCGACTTGGCGGGCATCCGGGAATGGTACGCCGAAGAAGCAGTGCCGGAGGTTGGCGACCGGCTCATCGCCGAGATGTTTCAACGCGTGGAGGTGCTCGCCGACCAACCGGACATCGGGCGGATCGTTCACGAGTTTGGTCAACCCTTCCTGCGCGAGCTGATCCACCCGCCCTTTCGGGCCGTCTATCGCCGGGACCCGGAGCGGGTTCGGATCGTCCGTGTCTGGCGCAGCGAACGGTTGTTGCGGCTGCCGGCATCGGCCAAGTCCCAGAACCCCGCAGGTTGA
- a CDS encoding RES family NAD+ phosphorylase, with amino-acid sequence MPSGDSDPQRPPCCDLDWTHQYRIVSSEFPPINLFETLVDPDLMDELFYLEGLTNERLRDEVGAIALVDREDRVCGPGSTPVMAAFTHIGVASRFSDGSFGVYYAAKTLHTAIAETRYHRARFLAYTREDAGEIDMRVYVGEVAKPLHDVRGADYDDLHDPDDWRPSQAFGLAMRAVRSWGIVYRSVRDPGGECIAALRPPAVTIPRQGPHLSYVWDGARIVRVYRKTLIQSS; translated from the coding sequence ATGCCCAGCGGGGACTCTGATCCGCAGCGTCCGCCGTGTTGCGATCTGGACTGGACGCACCAGTACCGCATCGTCTCCTCGGAGTTTCCGCCCATCAACCTCTTCGAGACGCTCGTGGACCCGGATCTGATGGACGAGCTGTTCTATCTCGAAGGGCTGACCAACGAGCGCTTGCGCGACGAGGTGGGGGCGATCGCACTGGTCGATCGCGAAGACCGTGTCTGTGGTCCAGGTTCGACGCCGGTGATGGCCGCGTTCACGCATATCGGCGTGGCGAGCCGATTCAGCGACGGCAGCTTCGGTGTGTATTACGCGGCCAAGACCCTGCACACGGCTATCGCGGAGACGCGTTACCACCGCGCCCGGTTTCTTGCCTACACACGAGAGGACGCCGGGGAGATCGACATGCGGGTTTACGTGGGGGAAGTGGCGAAGCCCTTGCACGATGTCCGGGGCGCGGACTACGACGATCTGCATGACCCGGACGATTGGCGGCCATCTCAAGCATTTGGCTTGGCGATGCGTGCGGTGCGGTCTTGGGGGATTGTCTATCGGTCGGTGCGGGATCCTGGCGGCGAGTGCATCGCCGCGCTGCGGCCACCGGCGGTCACCATCCCTCGGCAGGGCCCCCATCTCTCCTATGTCTGGGATGGCGCCCGGATCGTCCGGGTCTACCGCAAGACGCTGATCCAGTCATCGTGA
- a CDS encoding monooxygenase, producing MPILLQIDFPFQGPWGAEMSATLQGLAESIAQEPGLLWKIWTENPETGEAGGIYLFTDRRSAEAYLAMHTERLVGFGVPHVNAKLFEVNRELSAIDGAPLAP from the coding sequence ATGCCCATCCTCCTACAGATCGACTTCCCCTTCCAAGGCCCCTGGGGCGCCGAGATGAGCGCCACCCTGCAGGGCCTCGCCGAATCCATCGCGCAAGAGCCCGGCCTGCTCTGGAAGATCTGGACCGAGAACCCCGAGACGGGCGAGGCCGGCGGCATCTACCTCTTCACCGACCGGCGCAGCGCCGAAGCCTATCTGGCGATGCATACCGAGCGGCTCGTCGGCTTCGGTGTTCCGCACGTCAACGCCAAGCTCTTCGAGGTAAATCGGGAGCTCTCGGCGATCGACGGTGCACCACTCGCACCTTGA